The Candidatus Nanopelagicales bacterium DNA segment CGTAGGCAATCCTTGTGCGACGTCAACCTCAACTCGCACCATCACTCCACTGACGCCTGAGGGGACTGCACCCCACACTTGAGCCAGGCTCATGACAAATTCCGTAGATGCTCAACTACTGGGCCACCCCAGGCAGGTTGCGTGACACTCACTAAATCGATTCGTACATCAGGGATGTACACATGGTGCGCCTCCAGCCATCGATAGGCCAAACCACGAAGCCGCCGTAACTTACGAGGAGTGATGGCTTCTGCCGGCGTACCGATCTGATTGGAGCTGCGGGTTTTCACTTCACAAATAACTAAAGTGCCTGCATCTCTGGCCACGATGTCGATCTCGCCTGCGTTGCATCGCCAATTGCGTTCCAAGATGTGCATGCCTGCCTGCAGTAAGAACTGCTCAGCAAGGTCTTCGCCATATTTGCCTAAAGCTTGATTTCGTCGCATGTCGACCTCCCACAACCAATGTGGGATAAAGGCACCCGAGTTGCCAACGACTCAAGTCAATCTGTGGACAGGATCCACAAACATCTAAGGCTGGGGATAACTAGTGTTCACCCAGTCCAGGAAGCTTCCAACTACGGCGATGTTCTGCGCAGGCTCCATGCTCACCTAGCGCCGCAATATGACCTGGTGATGCGTATCCCTTGTTGTCTTCCCAACCATAGGCAGGATGCTCACTGGACAACTTCACCATGATCGAGTCTCGCTCAACTTTTGCCAGCACACTGGCTGCAGCAACGGATACACACGTTCGATCAGCTTTCACCTTTGTGATGACAGGCGGAACATCGCTCAACACATCACTGCCTAATTCGAGAAAAGACGACTGCTCGGGTGGCGTAAACCAATCATGACTGCCATCAAGCAGCACAACATCGGGTTCCACTGTTAATTGACGAAAGGCTCGATGACCAGCCAATCGCAAAGCGCCAATAATCCCGAAGTCATCAATTTCTTGAGGGCTTGCATGACCAACTGCGCACTCAACAGCCCACTGCCGAATCTTGGGAATGAACGCATTGCGCACTGCCGGAGATAACTCTTTGCTGTCGCGAACACCTTGAAGTGAATTGCGTACTGAACTATCAATAACGACGATGCCAACGCTCACCGGTCCAGCAAGCGAACCTCGGCCAACTTCATCTATTGCAGCAAGGCGGGTGTACCCATCTTTCAAAAGTCCACGTTCGACACGAAGAGTTGGGCCAGTCATCGAAAGCGCTATTGAGTCGAGATCGTAGTTTGGTTATTCAATGCGGGATTGCCAAAAGTTTCCGGAATCGGCAACGTGGTGAATCGATTGATTGGCCACAGCACGACAAATGCGCGACCTACAACGTTGTCAACTGGTACACCACCGCTGTTGACTTCAAGGTGATAACGCGAGTCACGCGAATTTCCACGGTTGTCGCCCATCACAAAGATTGAATCCTTGGGAACGGTGACATCGAACGGAATCTGATTGGTCGGCTGAACAACATACGGTTCATCTAGCGGCACGTCATTCAACACAATTCGTTGTTGAGCGTCGCAGCACACCACGTGATCTCCAGCGATACCGATCGCACGCTTAACAAGATCACTGCCACTATCACTAGGGACTAGACCAATGAAGGTCATCAAGGTGTTGATCGTTCCCCGCAGACCCGTTGGGCCAGGTTCAGGAGCCCCGAGCCAGCCACCTGGATCGCGGAACACCACAACCTCGCCCCGCGAAATTGCGCCGAAGTGCGTCGTGATCTTGGAAGCAACGATGCGGTCGTTGGGCATCAATGTGTTTTCCATTGATTCACTCGGCACATAAAACGCCTGAACCAGAAATGCGCGCACAAGAGCCGACAAGACAAGAGCGCTCACCACGATGACGCCAAATTCACGAACACCGGCAAGGAATCCAGACTTCTTAGATTCCCTGGGTGCTACTACATCATCAATCTGCTCGTCGGTGCTCACTGAGCCACCTTTGCATACGAATCAGGGATTGCCACGCTGCCCCAGTGAGCCGGTGGCCACACAACGGCCATCACTCGACCTACAACCTTTGACGTTGACACCATTCCACCACCCGGATCACCGAGGTGGGCACGCGAATCAGCACTGTTTGACCGGTGGTCACCCATCACCCAAAGCTTGCTTTCAGGAACGACGGCATCGAAGGCGACAGCACTGGGCACATCACCTGGAAACAGATAAGGCTCCTCTAGTGGCTTTCCATTAATGAGCAACCTGCCTTGAACGTCACAACACTGCACATGGTCGCCAGCAACACCCACAACACGCTTCACAAAATCGCTGCCATCGGGTGACACCACACCCAGTGCCTGACCAAGATTGACGAACAAAGCCGAAAGTGGATCGCGAGTTGGAACTGAACTTGCCGGCACGAATGAATCTGTTCCGTCAAAGACCACAACATCGCCCCGCTCAATTGGGCGCGAGTGATAAACCAAACGATTCACAACAACGCGATCACCAATATTGAGCGTGTTCTCCATCGATCCCGATGGAATTGAAAATGGTTTCGCAATAAATGCGGAAACAAGTAATACCAATGCAACCGCACCCAACAGGGTCAGTGGCAGATCCCACCGAGAATGTTTGGGCACAGCGCGAGGACTAGTCCTCTGACTTGGTAGGTGCGTTGTCGCGCTTCTCGCGGATCTTGGCCTTCTTGCCACGAAGATCGCGGAGGTAGTAAAGCTTGGCGCGACGCACATCGCCACGGCTCACCACTTCGATCTTTTCAATGATCGGAGTGTGCAGTGGGAACTTACGCTCAACACCGGTGCCGTATGACACCTTGCGGACCGTGAAAGTCTCGCCGATTCCTGAACCAGAAATGCCGATCACAACGCCCTGGAAAAGCTGGACACGAGTCTTATTGCCTTCAACGACCTTGACGTGCACCTTGAGGGTGT contains these protein-coding regions:
- a CDS encoding YraN family protein, encoding MRRNQALGKYGEDLAEQFLLQAGMHILERNWRCNAGEIDIVARDAGTLVICEVKTRSSNQIGTPAEAITPRKLRRLRGLAYRWLEAHHVYIPDVRIDLVSVTQPAWGGPVVEHLRNLS
- a CDS encoding ribonuclease HII, translated to MTGPTLRVERGLLKDGYTRLAAIDEVGRGSLAGPVSVGIVVIDSSVRNSLQGVRDSKELSPAVRNAFIPKIRQWAVECAVGHASPQEIDDFGIIGALRLAGHRAFRQLTVEPDVVLLDGSHDWFTPPEQSSFLELGSDVLSDVPPVITKVKADRTCVSVAAASVLAKVERDSIMVKLSSEHPAYGWEDNKGYASPGHIAALGEHGACAEHRRSWKLPGLGEH
- the lepB gene encoding signal peptidase I, whose amino-acid sequence is MSTDEQIDDVVAPRESKKSGFLAGVREFGVIVVSALVLSALVRAFLVQAFYVPSESMENTLMPNDRIVASKITTHFGAISRGEVVVFRDPGGWLGAPEPGPTGLRGTINTLMTFIGLVPSDSGSDLVKRAIGIAGDHVVCCDAQQRIVLNDVPLDEPYVVQPTNQIPFDVTVPKDSIFVMGDNRGNSRDSRYHLEVNSGGVPVDNVVGRAFVVLWPINRFTTLPIPETFGNPALNNQTTISTQ
- the lepB gene encoding signal peptidase I; amino-acid sequence: MPKHSRWDLPLTLLGAVALVLLVSAFIAKPFSIPSGSMENTLNIGDRVVVNRLVYHSRPIERGDVVVFDGTDSFVPASSVPTRDPLSALFVNLGQALGVVSPDGSDFVKRVVGVAGDHVQCCDVQGRLLINGKPLEEPYLFPGDVPSAVAFDAVVPESKLWVMGDHRSNSADSRAHLGDPGGGMVSTSKVVGRVMAVVWPPAHWGSVAIPDSYAKVAQ
- the rplS gene encoding 50S ribosomal protein L19, giving the protein MKTLDIVDAASLRTDIPAFRAGDTLKVHVKVVEGNKTRVQLFQGVVIGISGSGIGETFTVRKVSYGTGVERKFPLHTPIIEKIEVVSRGDVRRAKLYYLRDLRGKKAKIREKRDNAPTKSED